CATTTCGCCTGGAATTGGATTTTATAGATTTTTATTGTGTACTTTTAGAATTTGAGAAAAGAATGAGTGTAAATATGCAAGAAATCAATTTAGAATTCTGGATTATGGGACGTATTACGGAGGGGGCTAAAAAGGGTATATGCCGAACATTTGCCTACCGGGAAACGGATAGTAGGAAAAAGTGCAAAAGGGATAATGGATACAACTTTGCGATTGGACATGGTCTCATTGCTTAAACACGCTTCTTATTTGAGTATGAAATTGACAAAAGCCGAACTCGCACTGCGATTGAATCGAAGTTACGAGCAGGATGAGACCGTATTTTCATTCCTTCTCTGAGACACCTGCTTCTTCAAACGTAGCCATCTCCCGCAGTATCTTACAAGATGCCTCCACGAGGTTTATTCCAAGTGCGGCACCCGTGCCTTCTCCAAGCCGCATATTCAGATCGAACAATGGATTGATTCCAAGGTGATCTAAAATATCCCGATGACCGGCTTCCACAGAGAGATGCGAGGCAATGAGATAATCCCGAATCTTCGGGCTGAGTTCGTATGCGATAAGTGCTGCTGCGCCTGAGATGAACCCGTCCACGACAACAGGAATTCGATGCGATGCGGCAGCGAGCATCACACCCGCCATTCCTCCTATCTCGAATCCTCCTATCTTCGCTAATATGTCAATTGCGTCTCCTCTGTCTGGCTTATTAAGTTCAATAGCCTTTTTTATCGTTTTTATCTTCGATTCGAGCCCTCCGTCATCCAGACCCGTGCCCCGTCCTGTTACCTTCTCGACCGGCGCGCCGGTAATGAACGCGACTATGGCACTGCTCGGTGTCGTGTTTCCTATCCCCATATCTCCCACACCTACGATGCCCACGCCTTTCTCTATCTCGTGCTCCAGAACTTCTATTCCCGCTTCAATAGAACGCTCGGCATCTTCATAGCTCATTGAGGGTCCTTTTGTCATATTCGCGGTGCCATAAGCGATTTTTCTGTTAATAAAATCGTAACTCCGATGTTCTACCGGCTTCAGCTCAATATCCGCCGCCACGCCCATATCCACGACAACCACTCTCGCACCGATATGCCTTGCAAGCACGTTTATCGCCGCACCTCCTCTTAAGAAATTATAAACCATCTGCGATGTTACTTCCTTTGGAAAAATACTCACGCCTTCGTCTGCAACGCCGTGGTCGCCTGCCATCGTTATTATCACTTTCTCCTTTATCTCAGGCATGTGGTTTCTGGTAATGCCTGCAACTTTCACCGAAAGGTCTTCCAGAACGCCGAGACTGCGCAGAGGTTTTGTAAGTGTACTCTGCCGTGCCCTTGCTGATTGCATTGCAGCTTCGTCTAACGCCTTTATCTCTTCTATCGTCTCTTTAATTTTGCCCATACTTTATTCCTCCATCCTGTATTTGTATCCGAGACCATTCAAGACGTCTTCCTTGAGGAAGTATTTCGTTTTATCCTCAGCAATCATCTTAAATGCGAATCTAATCAGCTCTTCGTAAAATTCGCAGTATGGCGATGGATTATAAAAATTACCTTGCATTGAATATACTTCTGCGGGACAGGGTGCACCACAGATATTCCTGAAAGCACAAGTATTACAGTGCTCAATCTTTTCGACTATCCTGTCCCTTACCATCCTGAACGACTCAGAATCCATGATGTCTGAAATAGAGTTCCTGAAGATGTTACCTCCACAGAATTCTTCAATGCCTATGAACTCACCGCAAGGAAACACGTCCCCCTTGGCACTGATAGCGAAAAAACATCTTCCAGCCCCACAAGGAGATATATCACACATAAGTTTTCTCGCAGTAGGAGCGATGATTCCCACCAGGATATTGGCAAAGTTTCCAACGATTATTTGCTTCCCTGTCTTTTCGGTGAGTTCCATAGCTCTTTTTAAGGCACTGATGAAGTATTTTATGAGTTCCCCTTTGTCCGGCATCAAAGAACGAGCAGGTCTCTGCGTCCCCCTGACAGGGTTCAGCAAAACCGATGGGACATTTTTGTCATGTAGAAAACTTACCATCTCGGCGAGTTGCGATACATTTTGCTTCG
This portion of the Methanophagales archaeon genome encodes:
- the cobT gene encoding nicotinate-nucleotide--dimethylbenzimidazole phosphoribosyltransferase, with amino-acid sequence MGKIKETIEEIKALDEAAMQSARARQSTLTKPLRSLGVLEDLSVKVAGITRNHMPEIKEKVIITMAGDHGVADEGVSIFPKEVTSQMVYNFLRGGAAINVLARHIGARVVVVDMGVAADIELKPVEHRSYDFINRKIAYGTANMTKGPSMSYEDAERSIEAGIEVLEHEIEKGVGIVGVGDMGIGNTTPSSAIVAFITGAPVEKVTGRGTGLDDGGLESKIKTIKKAIELNKPDRGDAIDILAKIGGFEIGGMAGVMLAAASHRIPVVVDGFISGAAALIAYELSPKIRDYLIASHLSVEAGHRDILDHLGINPLFDLNMRLGEGTGAALGINLVEASCKILREMATFEEAGVSEKE